One window of the Rhipicephalus sanguineus isolate Rsan-2018 chromosome 2, BIME_Rsan_1.4, whole genome shotgun sequence genome contains the following:
- the LOC119382938 gene encoding vesicle transport through interaction with t-SNAREs homolog 1B yields MSSEKFEDLEEDFVSLMDDIRRKLENAKGRGGIGENKKSLLREVQRKVDQASSVLQELEQEARAAPNPYRVHMNSKTRKYRAELDDVNKTATSLAGGIAHVTIARQDLLSPSSVLGDFGAGDPQRSRLLQMNETLDRTTDSLARTFQVAAETDQIGTAVAEELRTQRESLVRTKERLEETDQNLTTTRKILRTMYRRVMTNKMILIMIIVIEICILGALIYWKFIMK; encoded by the coding sequence ATGTCTTCAGAAAAGTTCGAGGACCTCGAAGAGGACTTCGTTTCGCTTATGGACGACATACGACGCAAATTGGAGAACGCCAAGGGACGCGGTGGCATCGGCGAGAACAAGAAGTCCCTGCTTCGCGAAGTGCAGCGCAAAGTGGACCAAGCCAGCAGCGTATTGCAAGAGCTAGAACAAGAAGCTAGGGCGGCGCCAAACCCTTACCGCGTGCACATGAATTCCAAGACGCGAAAGTATCGCGCGGAATTGGATGACGTGAACAAGACCGCAACATCGCTGGCCGGCGGTATCGCGCACGTCACCATTGCGAGACAAGACCTGTTGAGTCCGTCCAGTGTTCTCGGCGATTTCGGTGCAGGCGACCCTCAGCGGAGCAGACTTTTGCAGATGAACGAAACGCTAGACAGAACGACAGACAGTCTGGCAAGAACTTTCCAAGTGGCTGCCGAAACCGACCAAATCGGGACAGCAGTGGCGGAGGAACTTCGCACTCAGAGGGAGTCTTTAGTGCGCACGAAAGAGCGGCTAGAAGAGACCGATCAAAACCTCACCACGACCCGCAAAATACTGCGCACCATGTACAGACGTGTCATGACCAACAAAATGATCCTTATCATGATTATCGTTATCGAGATTTGTATCCTGGGGGCCCTGATCTACTGGAAGTTTATCATGAAGTGA
- the LOC119382941 gene encoding G2/mitotic-specific cyclin-A, translating to MARRNATTTVGYADENSRPLNLPSKITGNAEKASMPAIPKRQALGCIQTNRVAEKKPLAKRDCSNQQNVALRRSARLGATAAENGQPTGRFEVFEDGSCGASDQPRTTLSVQAPSAREPISLAVPAASDNSMVVPMSPDCRMEDEAPGESPMVLDTSLHTLEPMTYSDVREQESSAEYAKDICAYMKELEVRLACKANYMKKQPDITSTMRTILVDWLVEVAEEYQLHNETLFLAVSYVDRFLSSMSVQRTRLQLVGTASLLIAAKFEEIYPPEVTEFVYITDDTYTKQQVLKMEQVVLKVLCFDVACPTAYAFLLRFAEVSKCPDTVTYLAQYLCELALMDDDPYLQYLPSIIAGAALCLSNHTLNRHPWGQDLVEFSGYEVHVFRECIHSLYSTFCNAPSREQKAVHEKFKHSKFNAVAHLKPSQVLPF from the exons ATGGCGAGGCGTAACGCGACCACGACCGTTGGCTACGCAGACGAAAACTCAAGGCCTTTAAATCTGCCCTCCAAGATAACAGGGAATGCAGAGAAGGCCTCCATGCCAGCTATCCCCAAGCGACAGGCACTCGGATGCATCCAGACCAACCGGGTGGCTGAAAAAAAGCCGTTGGCCAAGCGAGACTGCAGCAACCAG CAAAACGTTGCCCTCAGAAGGTCTGCGCGGCTTGGAGCAACCGCCGCCGAGAACGGTCAACCGACTGGTCGCTTCGAAGTCTTCGAGGATGGTTCCTGCGGTGCTTCAGACCAGCCCCGCACAACACTCTCGGTTCAAGCGCCTTCAGCGCGCGAACCCATCAGCCTCGCCGTTCCTGCGGCCTCCGATAACTCCATGGTGGTGCCCATGTCACCAGACTGTCGCATGGAAGATGAAG CGCCTGGTGAATCTCCCATGGTCCTGGACACGTCCCTTCACACACTGGAGCCCATGACCTACAGTGACGTCCGGGAACAAGAATCAAGCGCTGAATATGCAAAAGACATATGCGCTTACATGAAGGAGCTAGAG GTCAGGCTTGCCTGCAAAGCAAACTACATGAAGAAGCAGCCAGACATAACTTCTACGATGCGTACCATACTTGTCGACTGgctcgtcgaggtagcagaggaGTACCAGCTCCACAACGAGACGCTGTTCCTTGCAGTCTCCTACGTTGACCGCTTCCTGTCGAGCATGTCGGTGCAACGCACAAGGCTACAACTTGTTGGCACTGCCTCACTTCTCATCGCCGC AAAGTTCGAAGAGATTTACCCTCCCGAAGTGACAGAGTTCGTGTACATCACTGACGACACATACACCAAGCAGCAGGTCTTGAAGATGGAGCAAGTGGTGCTCAAGGTTCTCTGCTTTGACGTGGCTTGCCCGACGGCCTACGCTTTCTTGCTACGTTTTGCAGAAGTTAGCAAGTGCCCAGACACAGTTACCTATCTTGCCCAG TACTTGTGTGAGCTTGCCCTCATGGACGACGACCCCTACCTCCAGTACCTGCCCAGCATCATTGCTGGTGCAGCGCTCTGCTTGTCCAACCACACTCTCAACAGGCATCCATGG GGCCAAGACCTTGTAGAATTCTCAGGCTATGAAGTGCACGTTTTCCGGGAGTGCATCCATTCCCTGTACAGCACATTCTGCAATGCACCCAGCCGTGAACAAAAGGCGGTGCATGAGAAGTTCAAGCATTCAAA GTTCAACGCGGTCGCCCACTTGAAGCCTTCTCAAGTGCTGCCCTTCTAA